The Oscillatoria sp. FACHB-1407 genome includes a region encoding these proteins:
- a CDS encoding Npun_F0813 family protein, which translates to MFILKRQDVEITSVQHPKKDQQIPILHYQGQTFRLISVFGAAQEEDAKAFWRDLTDNRGKACVLLEEPDRYSVWGKVRLDQLAGDSADPQATSDATTPSFIQASLLLLQAVYIDIEDLLGARQAGSFQKEIEGVFQKGQFPQAGTPDAVHQLLTVDPLASLQVPPWEEHHLNMLLQELYRIGKQHFGNASFTGRVMDVLQDMPSGDRNQFVAWLKQSPTGKVWQA; encoded by the coding sequence ATGTTTATCTTAAAGAGACAGGATGTTGAAATTACAAGTGTGCAGCATCCCAAGAAGGATCAACAGATTCCCATTCTCCATTACCAGGGGCAGACGTTTCGTCTGATTAGCGTATTTGGTGCTGCTCAAGAAGAGGATGCGAAGGCGTTTTGGCGCGATTTGACTGACAATCGCGGTAAGGCTTGCGTCTTGCTCGAAGAACCAGACCGCTATAGTGTCTGGGGCAAAGTGCGACTCGACCAACTAGCGGGTGATAGTGCTGATCCCCAAGCGACCAGCGATGCGACAACCCCATCCTTTATTCAGGCGAGCCTGCTGCTGTTACAGGCAGTCTACATCGACATTGAAGACTTGTTAGGGGCACGGCAGGCCGGATCATTTCAAAAAGAAATTGAGGGAGTGTTTCAGAAAGGGCAATTCCCTCAAGCGGGAACTCCCGATGCCGTCCATCAACTGTTAACCGTTGATCCCCTGGCATCACTGCAAGTGCCTCCCTGGGAGGAGCATCACCTCAACATGCTGTTGCAGGAGTTGTATCGCATCGGCAAACAACACTTTGGCAATGCCAGCTTTACTGGACGGGTGATGGATGTATTGCAAGATATGCCCAGTGGCGATCGCAATCAGTTTGTGGCGTGGTTAAAGCAGTCTCCCACGGGTAAAGTCTGGCAAGCTTAA
- the rsmI gene encoding 16S rRNA (cytidine(1402)-2'-O)-methyltransferase — protein MDVKAGTLYVVATPIGNLEDMTFRAIAVLQQVDAIAAEDTRHTGKLLQHFQITTPQVSYHEHNRTSRLPDLLNRLQQGKAIAIVTDAGVPGISDPGYDLVKACVEEGIPVVPIPGASAVITALSAAGLPTDRFVFEGFLPAKGNERRDRLETLQTEPRTLVFYESPHRLRQTLDDMAATLGGDRSIVLARELTKLHEEFWRGTVEEAIAHYTTHEPQGEFTIVLTGAESNQPLLSEAALKAELQQLIHQGLSRSQASRQLAQQTSLSRREIYQLALSISDDTIS, from the coding sequence ATGGATGTTAAAGCTGGTACTCTCTATGTCGTCGCCACGCCCATTGGCAACCTGGAAGATATGACCTTCCGGGCGATCGCCGTATTGCAGCAGGTGGATGCGATCGCTGCCGAAGACACACGCCACACTGGAAAGCTGCTGCAACACTTTCAGATTACAACTCCCCAAGTCAGCTATCACGAACACAACCGCACCAGTCGTCTGCCGGATCTGTTGAATCGGTTGCAGCAGGGAAAGGCGATCGCCATTGTCACCGATGCAGGGGTTCCCGGCATTTCCGATCCGGGGTATGACCTGGTGAAAGCCTGTGTTGAGGAGGGGATTCCAGTCGTACCCATTCCCGGAGCCAGTGCGGTGATTACGGCTCTCAGTGCGGCAGGGTTGCCCACCGATCGCTTTGTGTTTGAAGGATTTCTCCCTGCCAAAGGCAACGAACGGCGCGATCGCCTGGAAACGCTGCAAACGGAACCCCGCACCCTGGTTTTTTATGAGTCGCCTCATCGACTGCGGCAAACGTTAGATGATATGGCGGCAACTCTAGGAGGCGATCGCTCCATTGTGCTGGCGCGAGAATTAACCAAGCTGCACGAAGAGTTTTGGCGCGGTACTGTAGAAGAGGCGATCGCGCACTACACAACCCATGAGCCGCAGGGTGAATTTACCATTGTCTTGACCGGGGCAGAATCAAACCAACCCCTACTTTCAGAAGCGGCTCTTAAAGCAGAATTACAGCAGTTAATCCATCAAGGCTTATCTCGCTCACAGGCGAGTCGGCAATTGGCACAGCAAACCTCTCTTTCTCGTCGTGAAATTTATCAGTTGGCACTTTCTATCTCCGATGACACGATTTCTTAA
- a CDS encoding DUF4126 domain-containing protein, which produces MIEVLAALSLSAAAGVRIALPLLLIGLLYSDNFWANVPILSQFSPQLVLGVLVSWSLIELLLSKEPVGQRFLQIIQLLFSPIVGAIAGITVAVTTELEVWLTFVLAIVGGLLALVLQLVQVGWSYRLQRMPLWVIFLQDFVCVSLVLFALDAPRQGGLIALLLLWLAIRSSKEWQRWYEDQASPGDRSTERTASHRRSPRRGKQDPD; this is translated from the coding sequence ATGATTGAAGTCCTCGCTGCCCTATCTCTGTCAGCAGCAGCAGGAGTGAGAATCGCCCTACCTCTGCTTTTAATTGGGTTGCTCTACAGCGATAACTTTTGGGCGAATGTTCCGATCTTGTCCCAATTCTCACCTCAACTCGTGTTAGGGGTCCTGGTAAGTTGGTCGTTGATTGAGCTTTTGCTGTCTAAAGAGCCAGTAGGGCAACGGTTTTTACAAATCATTCAACTCCTGTTTAGCCCGATTGTTGGGGCGATCGCTGGAATTACAGTGGCAGTTACGACCGAGTTAGAGGTGTGGCTTACTTTTGTTTTGGCAATTGTCGGGGGTCTGTTGGCACTGGTGTTACAACTGGTGCAAGTGGGATGGTCTTATCGCCTCCAACGAATGCCCCTATGGGTGATCTTTTTGCAAGATTTTGTTTGTGTTTCGCTGGTGCTGTTTGCGCTGGATGCACCCCGTCAAGGAGGGTTAATTGCCTTATTGCTGCTCTGGTTGGCGATCCGGAGCTCTAAAGAGTGGCAGCGGTGGTATGAAGATCAGGCAAGTCCGGGCGATCGCTCCACGGAACGGACTGCTTCGCATCGCCGCTCACCCCGACGCGGGAAACAAGACCCGGATTGA
- a CDS encoding class I SAM-dependent methyltransferase: MKRIFTHITQNRLWQSAESCSGRGSELACTASIRATLPNVLKKLEVKSILDAPCGDFNWMRHIPLDGIDYTGVDVVPEVIEQNQRTYGSAAIRFMAADIANDALPTADLIICRDCLVHLSLRTGYRALQQFQRSGSKYLLVTTYPRTTKNRDVATGSWRSLNLLLPPFNFGEPLMILSDPSDDTGAHPDKALALWRLDTLDLSKPPALSPQVMLTTFIRENFNPTWQW; this comes from the coding sequence ATGAAACGAATCTTTACACACATCACCCAAAACCGTTTGTGGCAGAGTGCAGAGTCCTGCTCAGGTCGAGGTTCTGAACTGGCGTGTACAGCTTCGATTCGCGCAACATTGCCGAATGTACTCAAGAAATTAGAGGTCAAATCCATCCTGGATGCCCCCTGTGGTGACTTCAACTGGATGCGCCACATCCCCTTAGATGGAATCGATTACACCGGGGTTGATGTTGTGCCAGAGGTGATTGAACAGAATCAACGCACCTATGGCAGTGCAGCCATTCGATTCATGGCGGCTGATATCGCCAATGATGCTCTGCCGACTGCCGATTTGATCATCTGCCGAGATTGCCTCGTGCATCTCTCGCTGAGAACAGGTTATCGGGCATTGCAACAATTCCAACGCAGCGGTTCCAAATATCTATTGGTGACAACGTATCCCAGAACTACCAAAAATCGAGACGTTGCGACGGGTTCCTGGCGATCGCTCAACCTGCTCCTCCCTCCCTTCAACTTTGGCGAACCCCTTATGATTCTGAGCGACCCCAGCGACGACACCGGAGCACATCCCGACAAAGCCCTCGCTCTCTGGAGACTCGATACGTTAGATCTATCCAAACCACCTGCTCTATCACCCCAGGTCATGTTAACTACCTTCATCCGCGAAAACTTTAACCCTACCTGGCAGTGGTAA
- the gndA gene encoding NADP-dependent phosphogluconate dehydrogenase: MQFPSIIQKQAKGFMAQSFGLIGLAVMGENLALNVERNGFPIAVYNRTSSVTEKFLSTRAEGKNVKGTFSLEEFVQSLDRPRKILIMVKAGGPVDAVINQLKPLLDKDDMIIDGGNSLYEDTERRVKELESTGLSFIGMGVSGGEEGALNGPSLMPGGTEAAYREIEPIVTKIAAQVDDGPCVTYIGPGGSGHYVKMVHNGIEYGDMQLIAEAYDLLKNVGGLNHTQLHEVFAEWNTTEELDSFLIEITADIFRKIDPDTNQPLVEMILDSAGQKGTGRWTVMSALELGVSIPTIIAAVNARIISSYKQERVAASNQLSGPSITAYGDTKAFVNMVRDALYCSKICSYAQGMALLSKASQEFNYNLNLSEMARIWKGGCIIRARFLNKIQQAFIHDPQLPNLLLAPEFKQTILDRQASWRETLAIAAKSGIPVPAFSASLDYFDSYRRASLPQNLTQAQRDYFGAHTYERTDKSGVFHTEWTTEDKVPAGV; this comes from the coding sequence ATGCAATTCCCCAGCATTATCCAGAAGCAGGCAAAAGGGTTTATGGCACAAAGTTTTGGTCTGATTGGTTTAGCGGTCATGGGAGAAAATCTTGCGCTCAACGTTGAGCGCAACGGATTCCCGATCGCCGTTTACAACCGCACCTCCTCGGTGACGGAAAAGTTTCTCTCTACTCGCGCAGAAGGTAAGAACGTCAAAGGAACGTTCTCGTTAGAAGAGTTTGTTCAATCGCTCGATCGCCCCCGCAAAATCCTCATCATGGTTAAGGCGGGTGGTCCTGTAGATGCAGTGATTAACCAGTTAAAGCCCCTACTCGACAAAGACGACATGATCATTGATGGGGGCAACTCCCTCTATGAAGACACTGAGCGTCGTGTCAAAGAGTTAGAATCTACCGGATTGAGCTTCATTGGTATGGGGGTCAGCGGTGGTGAAGAAGGCGCACTGAATGGTCCCAGTCTGATGCCCGGTGGCACAGAAGCGGCTTATCGGGAAATCGAGCCAATCGTGACTAAGATTGCTGCTCAAGTGGATGACGGTCCCTGCGTCACCTACATTGGTCCCGGTGGCTCTGGACACTATGTCAAGATGGTTCACAACGGTATCGAGTATGGTGATATGCAGTTGATCGCTGAGGCGTATGACCTGCTCAAGAATGTCGGTGGACTCAACCACACCCAACTCCACGAAGTATTTGCCGAGTGGAATACCACGGAGGAACTCGATTCCTTCCTGATTGAGATCACGGCTGACATTTTCCGTAAGATTGATCCCGATACGAATCAACCCCTGGTTGAGATGATTCTTGATTCAGCGGGGCAAAAGGGCACCGGACGCTGGACGGTGATGAGCGCACTGGAGTTGGGCGTCAGTATCCCCACAATCATTGCGGCAGTAAATGCTCGGATTATTTCGTCCTACAAACAAGAAAGGGTTGCCGCTTCTAATCAACTGTCTGGACCCAGCATCACTGCTTATGGCGATACAAAAGCTTTCGTCAACATGGTGCGGGATGCCCTCTATTGTTCCAAGATCTGTTCTTACGCTCAGGGCATGGCACTGTTAAGTAAGGCGTCTCAAGAGTTTAACTACAATCTCAACTTGAGTGAAATGGCGCGGATTTGGAAAGGGGGTTGCATCATCCGGGCACGCTTCCTGAACAAGATCCAGCAGGCATTCATTCACGATCCGCAGCTACCCAACTTGTTGCTGGCTCCTGAGTTTAAGCAGACGATTCTAGATCGTCAGGCATCTTGGCGCGAAACGTTGGCGATCGCCGCTAAATCGGGTATCCCTGTACCTGCCTTTAGTGCATCCCTCGACTACTTCGACAGCTACCGTCGTGCTTCCCTGCCCCAGAACTTGACCCAGGCACAGCGCGACTACTTCGGTGCTCACACCTACGAGCGTACTGATAAATCAGGCGTATTCCACACTGAATGGACAACCGAAGACAAAGTTCCTGCTGGCGTTTAA
- a CDS encoding lipopolysaccharide assembly protein LapA domain-containing protein has product MANFIVSIIIAFWIMAIALISVQNAAPVTLRFLTFQSVQMPLGIVVAFGAAIGTVGMALILPSLKPSRSAAREDFED; this is encoded by the coding sequence ATGGCAAACTTCATCGTCTCGATCATCATCGCCTTTTGGATTATGGCGATCGCCCTGATCTCTGTGCAAAATGCGGCTCCTGTTACCCTGCGGTTTCTCACCTTTCAATCGGTACAGATGCCACTCGGCATCGTCGTCGCCTTTGGAGCGGCGATCGGCACAGTTGGCATGGCTTTGATATTGCCCTCCCTCAAGCCGAGCCGTTCTGCTGCACGGGAAGACTTTGAGGATTAG
- a CDS encoding D-galactonate transporter, with the protein MSDRGVLLMVDRQWLVVSGQWSMVNGQWSMVNGQWSIVDS; encoded by the coding sequence ATGTCTGATCGAGGTGTTTTGTTAATGGTCGATCGTCAGTGGTTAGTAGTCAGTGGTCAATGGTCAATGGTCAATGGTCAATGGTCAATGGTCAATGGTCAATGGTCAATCGTTGATAGTTAG
- a CDS encoding helix-turn-helix domain-containing protein produces MAPKRLSDSDKQEILTLYRETQETTSTLASRYGVSNTTISRILKQTLSDDEYEALIQQKRIAGKSGGESSDASEDTLPLEVITPVAEKIAVPGIEPEISPVELPSTQNAPYRRQRKRSTVATTLSDEPVTEAQLPLDLIDPPAPAEPEAVEAPFVPEASPLQEILEEEIIDPEEDFEDDLEDDDLDDDEDEDDLDDDEDAIAEGLDEVTTLHVQSEGLIQVLPLSEASIPKTFYLVVDRASELITRPLKDFAELGQIPDEETQAKTLPIFDNHRVAKRFLRRMQRVVKVPDGKMLQKTSSYLQAKGITRLLIDGRIYSLN; encoded by the coding sequence ATGGCTCCTAAACGACTGTCTGATTCCGATAAACAAGAGATCCTCACGCTCTATCGCGAAACCCAGGAGACGACTTCTACCCTGGCAAGTCGGTATGGGGTGAGTAATACGACCATTAGCCGAATTCTCAAGCAAACACTGTCGGATGACGAATACGAAGCCCTCATCCAGCAAAAGCGGATTGCTGGTAAGAGTGGAGGTGAGTCCTCGGATGCATCGGAGGACACGTTGCCGCTGGAGGTGATTACCCCCGTTGCGGAAAAGATTGCTGTCCCAGGCATTGAGCCAGAGATCTCACCTGTGGAACTGCCCTCGACGCAAAACGCACCCTATCGGCGTCAGCGCAAACGCTCAACGGTTGCGACGACCCTATCGGATGAGCCTGTCACCGAAGCGCAGTTACCCTTAGACCTGATTGACCCTCCAGCCCCAGCCGAACCAGAAGCGGTTGAAGCTCCTTTTGTTCCAGAAGCCAGCCCCCTCCAGGAAATCTTAGAGGAAGAAATCATCGACCCCGAAGAGGACTTTGAGGACGACCTGGAGGATGACGACCTGGATGACGATGAGGATGAGGACGACCTGGATGACGATGAGGATGCGATCGCCGAAGGCTTAGATGAAGTTACGACTCTGCACGTTCAGAGTGAGGGGTTGATTCAAGTGCTGCCGCTGTCAGAGGCATCGATCCCCAAGACGTTTTATCTCGTGGTCGATCGCGCCTCTGAGTTGATCACCCGTCCGCTCAAAGATTTTGCGGAGTTGGGTCAGATCCCCGATGAGGAAACCCAAGCAAAGACGCTGCCAATTTTTGATAACCATCGGGTCGCGAAGCGGTTTTTGCGTCGAATGCAGCGGGTGGTGAAAGTGCCCGATGGCAAAATGCTGCAAAAAACGAGTTCCTACCTGCAAGCTAAAGGAATTACCCGCCTGTTAATTGACGGACGGATTTATTCGCTGAACTAA
- a CDS encoding phosphoglucomutase/phosphomannomutase family protein: MTTSIQFGTDGWRGIIADDFTFANVCRVTRAIAHYLSTTYSHDRPVLVAYDTRFFADQFAQTAAQVLVEAGWQVKMADRDCPTPAIAYHAKHLNSAGALMFTASHNPASYCGIKYIPDYAGPATNEITNAITAAIAHMSAIAPTEQNSPLITYFDPRPDYLRSLYQFLDVDRIRQVHLSVKYDALYSTSRGYLDMALQHCGCTVEVLHDYRDVLFGGGMPDPKGDRLTELIAAVRRDGAAVGLATDGDSDRYGIVDEQGNCLPPNTVMLLLARHLIKHKGKTGAIVRTVATTRLLDIFAQQHGLELYETPVGFKYIGQKMRETPVLIGGEESGGLSVLGHIPEKDGILANLLVLEAIAYENKPLSQLVNDLIAEVGGPLLNHRVDLRLSPFQRSKILQTFVESPPTAIAGILVKDVGYKDGIKLYLENGDWILLRLSGTEPLLRVYMETVTLEQQKQITQAMQEMIQAIG; the protein is encoded by the coding sequence ATGACAACATCCATTCAATTTGGAACCGATGGTTGGCGCGGCATTATTGCTGATGATTTTACCTTCGCTAATGTCTGTCGGGTCACTCGTGCGATCGCCCACTATCTCTCCACCACCTACTCGCACGATCGCCCTGTCCTGGTTGCCTATGACACTCGCTTCTTCGCAGATCAGTTTGCTCAGACAGCGGCTCAGGTGTTGGTTGAGGCAGGGTGGCAGGTCAAAATGGCGGATCGAGATTGCCCTACACCCGCGATCGCCTACCATGCCAAGCATCTCAACTCGGCAGGGGCGTTGATGTTTACCGCCAGTCACAATCCGGCTTCCTATTGCGGCATCAAATACATCCCCGACTATGCGGGTCCTGCCACCAATGAGATTACCAATGCCATTACCGCAGCCATTGCCCACATGTCAGCGATCGCTCCCACCGAGCAGAATTCCCCTCTAATCACCTATTTTGACCCCAGACCCGACTATTTGCGATCGCTCTACCAGTTCCTCGATGTCGATCGCATTCGTCAGGTGCATCTCTCGGTTAAGTATGATGCCCTCTATTCCACCTCTCGCGGCTATCTCGATATGGCGTTACAGCATTGTGGCTGCACCGTTGAGGTGTTGCATGATTACCGCGATGTGTTGTTTGGTGGTGGAATGCCTGACCCCAAAGGCGATCGCCTGACTGAGTTAATTGCAGCGGTGCGGCGAGATGGAGCAGCAGTGGGATTAGCCACGGACGGAGACAGCGATCGCTACGGCATTGTGGATGAACAGGGCAACTGTCTACCTCCTAACACAGTGATGCTTTTACTGGCGCGTCATCTAATCAAACACAAAGGCAAAACTGGGGCGATCGTCCGTACCGTAGCGACCACCCGTTTGTTAGACATCTTTGCTCAACAACATGGGCTGGAACTGTACGAAACTCCCGTCGGGTTCAAATACATTGGGCAAAAGATGCGCGAAACCCCGGTGCTGATTGGTGGCGAAGAATCGGGCGGATTGAGCGTGTTGGGACACATCCCTGAAAAAGATGGGATTCTGGCAAACCTGCTGGTTTTGGAGGCGATCGCCTATGAGAACAAGCCCCTGAGCCAGCTAGTTAATGATCTGATTGCCGAAGTGGGAGGACCATTATTAAACCACCGGGTTGATCTGCGACTCAGCCCATTTCAGCGATCGAAGATTTTGCAGACCTTTGTGGAATCTCCGCCAACGGCGATCGCCGGAATCCTCGTTAAAGATGTGGGCTACAAAGACGGCATCAAACTTTACCTGGAGAATGGCGATTGGATCTTACTACGGCTCTCCGGCACCGAACCCCTACTGCGCGTCTACATGGAAACTGTCACTCTTGAGCAGCAAAAGCAGATCACTCAAGCGATGCAGGAGATGATTCAGGCAATTGGGTGA